GCGTACGCCCTGGGCGGCGGCGCGGGCGAGATAGGCGTCGGCCAGGTCGGCGAAGTCCTGCTCGGTGCGCAGGACCGCCATCAGCTCGTAGTACAGGTTCAGGAAGGACTGGAGATCCTCGAACTCGTAGGCCTTGCGGAGCGCTTCCGTGTCCGCGTACGGCAGCGCGACCCCGTTCCGGGCGGCCAGGGCGAAGGCCAGCTCCGGCTCCAGGGTGCCTTCGATGTGCAGGTGCAGTTCAGCTTTGGGGAGGGACATCAAAGCATCGTACGGCCGCTCTGACGCCGTTTCGGAAGCGCCACCCTCAGCAGGTCGTGCGCCACGGTCAGCTCCCCCTCGAACCCGGCGGCGCGTGCCTGCCGTTCGAACTCCTCGGGCTCGGTGTACCGCTGGCTGAAGTGGGTGAGCACGAGATGCCGCACCCCGCAGTCGCGGGCGACGGAAGCGGCTTGACCGGCCGTCAGATGACCGTGGTCGACGGCGAGTTCGATGTCCTCGTTGAGGAAGGTGGACTCGATGACGAGCATGTCGGCCGCGTCGGCGAGGGCGTAGACCCCGTCGCACAGCCGGGTGTCCATGACGAACGCGAACCGCTGTCCGCGCCGCAGTTCGCTGACGTCGTCGAGGCGGACACCGCCGATCGCGCCCTCCCGCTGGATCCGCCCGATGTCCGGCCCCTTGATCCCGTGCGCGGCGAGCCGCTCGGGCAGCATGCGGCGTCCGTCGGGCTCGACGAGGCGGTACCCGTACGACTCGACGGGGTGCGAGAGCTTGCGCGCGTCGAGGGTGTAGGCGGGGGTGGTGACCAGCACGCCGCCGTCGCCCTCGACCGGCGCCTCGATCAGCTGGACCGTCTCCCGGTAGGCGGTGGCGTACCGCAGCCGGTCGAAGAACCGCTGGCCGGAGCGCGGGTAGTGAGCGGTGACGTCGTGCGGGACCCGGTCGAGGTTGATCCGCTGGATGACGCCGGCCAACCCGAGCGAGTGGTCGCCGTGGAAGTGGGTGACGCAGATGCGGTTCAGGTCGTGCGCGGCGACCCCGGCGCGCAGCATCTGCCGCTGGGTGCCCTCGCCGGGGTCGAAGAGGAGCCCTTCGGAGCCCCAGCGGAGCAGGTAGCCGTTGTGGTTGCGGTGCCGGGTCGGGACCTGGCTGGCGGTGCCGAGCACCACCAGTTCACGTACGGACACGGCTCGTCACCCGGGGGGCCACTGCAGGCCGCGGCCGCCGACGACGTGGGCGTGCGCGTGGAAGACGGTCTGGCCGGCGCCGGTGCCGGTGTTGAAGACGATGCGGTAGCTCTCCAGCTTGTCCTCGTCCGCGACGGCCTGGGTCTCGCGCAGGACGTCCGCGGCGAGGTCGGGGGCGGCGGCGGCGAGTGCGGCGGCGTCCGCGTAGTGCGCCTTGGGGATGACGAGTACGTGGGTCGGCGCCTGGGGGTTGATGTCCCGGAACGCGACCGTGGTGTCCGTCTCCCTGACGATCGTCGCGGGTACGTGTCCCGCCACGATCTTGCAGAACAGACAGTCGTCCTGCGGCTCCCCAGCCATACGTTGCCTCCCAGCCACCGGTGATCGCCTACCGGGGCATGCTATCGCCAGGGGGCGTCCCGGGTGCGGGTCCCGTGCGGGTCCGGTGGGGGCTGGTCGCGCAGTTCCCCGCGCCCCTGAAAAGCAGGGGCTGCGCCCCATGCTTTTCGGCCCGAAAGGCCGGAGGCCTTTCAGGGGCGCGGGGAACTGCGCGAGAAGCCCCACGCACCCGCACTCGACGACGAACCCCGCCGCTAAGACTCGGGCAGCGCGGGCGCCACCTTCGCCGGCGTCGCCTCCAACCCCTCCAGCGCGATCCGGATCGCCTCGTCGAGCTGGGGATCACGCCCGGCCGCGTGGTCCTGAGGCGCCTGCACGACCTCGACGTCGGGATCCACCCCGTGGTTCTCGACGCCCCACCCGTACCCCTCCAGCCAGAACGCGTACTTCGGCTGGGTCACGAGCGTCCCGTCGACCAGCCGGTAGCGGCTGTCGATCCCGACGACCCCGCCCCACGTCCGCGTCCCGACCACCGGCCCGATCCCGAGCGCCTTGATCGCCGCGTTGACGATGTCCCCGTCGGACCCGGAGAACTCGTTGGCGACGGCGACGACGGGCCCCCGGGGCGCGTCGTCGGGGTAGCTGCTCGCCCGCATCCCGCGCGGCAGGTCCCATCCGACGATCCGCCGGGCCAGTTTCTCCACCACGAGCTGGGAGGTGTGCCCGCCCCGGTTCTCCCGGACGTCCACGACCAGCCCCTCCCGCGCGACCTCGATCCGCAGGTCGCGGTGGAGCTGGGCCCAGCCGGAGCCGACCATGTCGGGGACGTGCAGGTACCCGAGGCGGCCGCCGGACTTCTCGTGGACGTACGCCCGCCGGTCCGCGACCCACGCGTGGTACCGCAGGGGCTCCTCGTCGGAGATGGGCACGACCACGGGATGCCGCAGGTCGCCCCCGCCGGCCGGCAGCACGGTCAGCTCGACCGCCTTGCCCGCCGTGCCGACGAGCAGCGGCCCGGGTCCGGTCAGCGGATCGACCGGCTGTCCGCCGACCGCGATGATCGCGTCCCCGGCGCGCACGGCCACGCCGGGCGCGGCGAGTGGCGAGTGCGCGTCGGGGTCGGAGGTCTCCGAGGGCAGCACCCGGTCGATGCGCCACAGCGGGGTCCCCTGGGGGCCGTCCTCGTGCCGGGAGATGTCCGCGCCGAGCAGCCCCTGCCGCCGGTCGCCGGAACCGCCCCGGCCGCGCGGGGTGACGTAGGCGTGGGAGGTGCCCAGCTCGCCCTGCACCTCCCAGAGCAGGTCCACGAGGTCGTCGTGGGTGGCCACCCGCTCCAGGACGGGGCGGTAGCGGTCGAGGACGCCGGGCCAGTCGACGCCGCCCAGGTCGGGCCGCCAGAAGTTGTCCCGCATCAGCCGGCCGGTCTCGTCGAACATCTGGCGCCACTCGGCGGCCGGGTCGACGGTCCGCCGGATGCGCGAGAGGTCGACGGTGATGTTGGAGTCGCTGTCGTCGTCGCCCGAGGCGCGCCGGTCGCTGGGGACGACCTTGAGCTTGCCGTCGGTCCACAGCAGGACCCGTTTGCCGTCGCCGCTGACGGCGAAGTGGTCGGCGTCGGACGCCAGGTACTCCAGGCGCCGCTGGGCGAGGTCGTACCGCTCCAGGGAGGTCTTGGGGTCCGGGTCGTCGGGGGTGGCCCGCAGGTGGCCGAGGACGCCGGTGACGGGGTGGCGCAGCCACAGCACGCCGTCCTTGGCGGCGCGGAGCGTGGAGTAGCGGGCGGCCTCGACGGGGAAGGGGACGATCCGGTCGGCGAGCCCTTCGAGGTCGATGCGGGTGGTCGGGGTGCCCTCGCTGTCGGGGGTCTCGTCCTTGTCGGGCGCCTCGAACGGCCGGCCGTGGCGCTGCGGTCCGAAGGGGGACGGGGTGGTCGCCGCGAGGGTGATGAGGTGCGGGCGGGCGCCGCTGACGAAGTGGAGGTCGAAGACGTGTTCGTCGTAGACCGGGTCGAAGGCGCGTGCGGAGAGGAAGGCGAGGTGCTTGCCGTCGAGCGTGAACGTCGGCGAGAAGTCCTGGAAGCGCAGCGGGGTCGCCTCGGTGACGGACAGGTCGGCGGTGTTGGCGAGCTTGAGCTGACGCAGCGGGCGCGGGCCCGGGTGCGACCAGGCGAGCCAGGCCGAGTCGGGCGAGAAGACGAGCCCGGTCACCTCGCCGTCCTCGCTGCGGTCGACCTCGCGCACCTCGCCGGTCTCCCGCTCGACGAGCAGCACCCGGCCGTCGTCGGCGGCGACGGCGACCCGGCTGCCGTCGGGGGCCACGGCGAGCCCGAGGACACGGCCCAGCTGCCCGGCGGCGAGCCGGCGCGGGGTGGCGCCCGGTCCGACGCCGGTGGACGGCGCGAACTCCAGCGCGTCGTCGCCCTCCGCGTCGGTCACCCACACCACCCACTCCTCGCCCTCCACCCGGAAGGTGCGCGGGAGCCGGGCCCGTACGCCGTCCTCGGCGGCGAGCGCGCGGGCGGGGCCGGAGCGGTGGGTGATCCAGTGGATCGAGCCGCGCACCGAGACGGCGCTGCCCCGGGCGGTGTGGTCGGGCGAGGCGGAGCCGAACCAGCGGGAGGCGTTCACCGGGAACGGCTGGAGGTCCACGCGCTGCCCGCCCAGCCGGATGTCGAGCCTGCGCGGCTCGGCGCCGTCGAGGTCGTCCAGCAGCCACAGCTCCCCGGCGGACGCGTACACGACCCGGGTGCCGTCGGTGGCCGCGTGCCGGGCGTAGAAACCGTCGATCGGGGTGTGCCGGCGCAGGTCGGCGCCGTCGGAGAGGGAGGAGTAGAGCGCCCCGACGCCCTCGTGGTCGGAGAGGAACGCGATCCGGTCCCCGACCCACATCGGGTATTCGAGGTTGCCGTCCAACTCGGCGTGCAGGCGCACGAATTCACCGGCGCCCTCGGCGCCCTCGGCGCCCTCGTCGGCCCGGTCGATCCACAGCTTGCCCGCCGTGCCGCCCCGGTACCGCTTCCACCAGGCGGCCTCGCGGCCCATCGGCGCGGACAGCAGCACGGTGGCGGGGCCGTGGGCGACGTCGCCGACCGGCCCGTACGGCAGGGTGGTGGCCGGGCCGCCGTCGAGCGGCACGGCGCGCGCCCAGCTCCGCCGGAGGCTGGCCTGACCGTGGGTGCTGAGCGCGAGGACCTGGCCGTCGGGGGTCCAGCCGCGCACCTGGGTGCGCCAACTCCCCCAGTACGTCAGGCGCTTGGCCGATCCGCCGTCGACGGGCGCGATGTGCACCTCGGGCGCGCCGTCCCGGGTGGAGGTCCACGCGACGGTGGTGCCGTCCGGCGAGATCCGGGGATGGTTCACGGGTACGTTGTCCGCGCTGACCCGCCAGGCACGGCCGCCGTCCAGAGGCGCGACCCACACGTCGTCCTCGGCGGTGAAGGCGACCAGGTCGCCGTGCAGGTGCGGATACCGGAAATACGCGAGCTGAGTCACCCAGTTACTTTATGCAGCGTTCGGTCTGATGGGGAGGGGTTTGGATCATGTCCCTCGCACCGGGCCAGAGTTGCCCCGGGCCATGCCTCACTTGCCCTCGGGCACGCACGCCGGGTCCTTCTGGCACCAGATGGTCTGGGTGACGGTGACCGTCGCGGTCGGGCCCGGCTGCCCCGGTGCGCCCGGCTGCCCGGACTCGGGGGCGTCGCAGTCGCCCAGGCCCTCGACGTGGAACCACTCCTTGCCGTCGACCTTCGCGGTCAGGTCCCCGCGTACGCACCTGCCGTTGACCTCTTTGGTCACCTTCCCGGTGACGGTGATGTCCCGGCCTTCCTTGTCCTCGCCCTGGCAGTCCACCTTCGCGACGGTGGCGACCGAGGAGGACGGCGACGCGGACTTCCCGCCGCCCTCGCCGTCGCCGTCGTACGACGCCGTGCAGGTGAGCCACTGGACGTCGAGGCCCTCCCGCTCCAGCTCCTTGGTGGCGAGCTGGTCCGTGGTGAACGCGACCGCGCCGGTGTTGAGTCCACCGCCCTCGCAGGCCACCAGCCCCGCGACCGCGCAGACACCGAGCCCGGCTCCCAGCAGGAGCCGGCGCCCGCCCGTCCGGTACGCCCTGAGACGCTTCCATGCCCCCATGCCCGGCAGCCTGCCACCGGCCGCGGCGACACGGAAGACCGCGTGCGGCCGAGCCGCCGGGACCGAGAGACATAGACCGGGGGCGTCAGCCGCTCATCAGCAGCCATTCCTGCAGCTCGACCAAGTTCCCCTCGGGGTCCTTGAGATGGGCCACCCGCATACGGTCGGTCATACGTGCGGGCCCGTTCAGGAGTCGTACGCCGAACGAGGTGACCCGCTCGCAGTACGCGTCGAGGTCGTCGACGCGCAGGACGACCAGCGACCGGTGCCCGTTCGCCGCGTCGGCCAGCTCCCCGAGCACCTCGGCCATCACCGCCCGGTCCTGCAGCGCGATCCCCGCGGACCCGACGGCCGGGCTGAACTTCTCGTACGGCCCGTCGACCGCCCCGGACTGCGGCTTCAGCCCGAGCACATCGGCGTAGAAGCGGTAGCACACGGCGAAGTCGGAGACGAGCAGTCTTACCTGGGCGAGTTCCACGATGCTCCCTGAGGAATCAGGGACGCCGGTCGGGACCGAGGGGCGGTCAGGACCAGCGTCCGGTTCGGCCCAGCAGCAACGCCGCGGCCGCCGTCCCGGCGGTCGATGTGCGCAGCACACTGGGCCCGAGTCGGTACGCCCCCGCGCCCGCCTCGCCGAAGAGCGCCAGCTCCTCCGGCGACACGCCCCCCTCGGGCCCCACGACGAGCACGATCTCCCCGGCCGTCGGCAGCTCCGCCGTGGCCAGTGTCTCGTCGCCGCTCTCGTGCAGGACCGCGGCGAAGTCGGCCTTCGCCAGCAGCTCCGCGACCTGCTTGCCCGTGGCCGCGTCCGCGACCTCGGGGAACCGCGTCCGGCGGGACTGCTTGCCCGCCTCCCGGGCGGTGGCCCGCCATTTGGCGAGTGCCTTCAGCCCCCGGTCGCCCTTCCACTGCGTGATGCAGCGGGCGGCGGCCCAGGGCACGATCGCGTCCACACCGACCTCGGTCATGGTCTCGACGGCCAGTTCGCCCCGGTCGCCCTTGGGCAGCGCCTGGACGACGGTGATCCGGGGCTGCGCGGGCGGCTCCTCCCGCAGCTCCCCCACATCCATGACGACCAGCCGGTCCTTGCCCTCGGCGGCCTTCACCACGCCTTCCACCCACCGGCCCCGCCCGTCGGTGAGGACCACGTCCTCACCGGGCCGCAGCCGCTTCACGGAGACCGCGTGTCGCCCT
This genomic stretch from Streptomyces deccanensis harbors:
- a CDS encoding ribonuclease Z; translated protein: MSVRELVVLGTASQVPTRHRNHNGYLLRWGSEGLLFDPGEGTQRQMLRAGVAAHDLNRICVTHFHGDHSLGLAGVIQRINLDRVPHDVTAHYPRSGQRFFDRLRYATAYRETVQLIEAPVEGDGGVLVTTPAYTLDARKLSHPVESYGYRLVEPDGRRMLPERLAAHGIKGPDIGRIQREGAIGGVRLDDVSELRRGQRFAFVMDTRLCDGVYALADAADMLVIESTFLNEDIELAVDHGHLTAGQAASVARDCGVRHLVLTHFSQRYTEPEEFERQARAAGFEGELTVAHDLLRVALPKRRQSGRTML
- a CDS encoding HIT domain-containing protein, translating into MAGEPQDDCLFCKIVAGHVPATIVRETDTTVAFRDINPQAPTHVLVIPKAHYADAAALAAAAPDLAADVLRETQAVADEDKLESYRIVFNTGTGAGQTVFHAHAHVVGGRGLQWPPG
- a CDS encoding S41 family peptidase; the protein is MTQLAYFRYPHLHGDLVAFTAEDDVWVAPLDGGRAWRVSADNVPVNHPRISPDGTTVAWTSTRDGAPEVHIAPVDGGSAKRLTYWGSWRTQVRGWTPDGQVLALSTHGQASLRRSWARAVPLDGGPATTLPYGPVGDVAHGPATVLLSAPMGREAAWWKRYRGGTAGKLWIDRADEGAEGAEGAGEFVRLHAELDGNLEYPMWVGDRIAFLSDHEGVGALYSSLSDGADLRRHTPIDGFYARHAATDGTRVVYASAGELWLLDDLDGAEPRRLDIRLGGQRVDLQPFPVNASRWFGSASPDHTARGSAVSVRGSIHWITHRSGPARALAAEDGVRARLPRTFRVEGEEWVVWVTDAEGDDALEFAPSTGVGPGATPRRLAAGQLGRVLGLAVAPDGSRVAVAADDGRVLLVERETGEVREVDRSEDGEVTGLVFSPDSAWLAWSHPGPRPLRQLKLANTADLSVTEATPLRFQDFSPTFTLDGKHLAFLSARAFDPVYDEHVFDLHFVSGARPHLITLAATTPSPFGPQRHGRPFEAPDKDETPDSEGTPTTRIDLEGLADRIVPFPVEAARYSTLRAAKDGVLWLRHPVTGVLGHLRATPDDPDPKTSLERYDLAQRRLEYLASDADHFAVSGDGKRVLLWTDGKLKVVPSDRRASGDDDSDSNITVDLSRIRRTVDPAAEWRQMFDETGRLMRDNFWRPDLGGVDWPGVLDRYRPVLERVATHDDLVDLLWEVQGELGTSHAYVTPRGRGGSGDRRQGLLGADISRHEDGPQGTPLWRIDRVLPSETSDPDAHSPLAAPGVAVRAGDAIIAVGGQPVDPLTGPGPLLVGTAGKAVELTVLPAGGGDLRHPVVVPISDEEPLRYHAWVADRRAYVHEKSGGRLGYLHVPDMVGSGWAQLHRDLRIEVAREGLVVDVRENRGGHTSQLVVEKLARRIVGWDLPRGMRASSYPDDAPRGPVVAVANEFSGSDGDIVNAAIKALGIGPVVGTRTWGGVVGIDSRYRLVDGTLVTQPKYAFWLEGYGWGVENHGVDPDVEVVQAPQDHAAGRDPQLDEAIRIALEGLEATPAKVAPALPES
- a CDS encoding VOC family protein; protein product: MELAQVRLLVSDFAVCYRFYADVLGLKPQSGAVDGPYEKFSPAVGSAGIALQDRAVMAEVLGELADAANGHRSLVVLRVDDLDAYCERVTSFGVRLLNGPARMTDRMRVAHLKDPEGNLVELQEWLLMSG
- a CDS encoding 16S rRNA (uracil(1498)-N(3))-methyltransferase; this translates as MTAPVFVVDRFDGWGSEIVLDGPEGRHAVSVKRLRPGEDVVLTDGRGRWVEGVVKAAEGKDRLVVMDVGELREEPPAQPRITVVQALPKGDRGELAVETMTEVGVDAIVPWAAARCITQWKGDRGLKALAKWRATAREAGKQSRRTRFPEVADAATGKQVAELLAKADFAAVLHESGDETLATAELPTAGEIVLVVGPEGGVSPEELALFGEAGAGAYRLGPSVLRTSTAGTAAAALLLGRTGRWS